The genomic segment CCACTCTATGAGGAGGTAATTGTAACCGATGAGAATGGACACACAAGGGAATTTGTTGAGAGAAGAGAGTTCCCGCTGAAGGAGAGGTACCTCCTCTGTCGCTGCGGCGCATCGAAGAACAAACCCTACTGTGATGGAACACACCTTGAGGTGGGCTTTGATGGTACCGAAACAGCATCAACGAAACCCTACATTGAAAGGGCGACCGTATTCAGGGCAGGGGACCTTGAACTCACCGATGTTCCTGAACTATGCGACCACTCAAGGTTCTGCCTGCGGGCAGGGGGTATAAGGGAACTCCTCAGGAAAGGCGACAGGGAGAGCATACAGATCGCCATAGAGGAGGCAATGATCTGCCCATCAGGGAGACTTGTCCTGTGGGACAGGAGAACAGGGAAACCCTATGAAAGGGACTATGAAAAATCGATAGTGGTTGTTCATGATAAACAGAAGAAGTGTGAGGGGCCCCTCTGGGTGAGGGGTGGTATAAAAATAGAATCAGCCGATGGGAAGGAGTATGAGGCCAGAAACAGGGTCACCCTCTGTAGGTGCGGGTTATCTGAGAACAAACCATTCTGTGATGGTAGCCACTGGATGAGTGCAGAGGAGAAACTTGAATTTAAGAAGAAGTGGGGTATTGAGTAGTTTTTCGCAGAGGAAGTTTAAGAAGAAGAAGGAGGTAACCGGAGATTCCTACCCCATTTTCCTTTTCATCCACAGGGCCCCTGTCAAAAGGCCAACTATGACCCCTATCAGCGCCCCTGAAAGGAAAGGAGTCATAAAGCCGCTACCCATCTTTTCTGTATTCACTGAGTTGAGTTCAAGGAGTTTCTCCCTGATTGATGCCTCATCGGCACTGCAGTATGTCACCCTGGTGGCAAGTTCAGGATGCCTTTGGAGGAAGGCCCTCACGGTGTCCTGGTAGGCAACTGCCAGTATCATTTTGTTGGGGTTTCCAAGGGCATGTTCCAGTTCATGTTCCACGTCCGATGGGCTCTGGAAACGGTACACGGTGACGTTGACCCCTGTCTCATCGGCCACTGAACGTGCGAGTTTTCCTGTGGAGTTATCGGCTATTACAATGAATGACTCTGGTGTTATCTCCATTCCATGGGCTGAAACACCGCCAATAATAAGAAATATTATTAGAAACACTAATTTCTTCACATGGATCACCTAGACCTTTTCCATTGCAATGAGCTCGGGTTTCATCCTCTCAAGGAATGAGAATATGAACATGCTTGCAGCACCCTCCACAACACCCACAAATATGTAGAAGGGTATGAGTGTTGACATGAGCATTTCAGGGCCCGCAACACCCGCTGCCAGGAGTATCATGATGTGTAATGCGGTTGCAATCATTATACCAAGGAAGGTGGCTGAGAATACAGCAAGGCCCCTGTCAAGTTCACTTAAGACATGGTAGACTCCATAGGTTCCGATTCCAAGGCCGATACCCATTGTCAGTATATTTGCCCCCATGCTGGTTATCCCCCCCATTCCAAGCATGAAGAACTGGACGAGCAGGCAGAGCACCGCCACCATAACCGCCGTTAGGGGGCCGAGTATTATGGCTGCGAGGGGCACCATGAAGAAATGCACCGGGACACCGAAGGGTGATGGCACGGATATGGATGATGCAACCACAGCGGCCGCTGCAAAAAGCCCCGTTCCAGCTATTCTTTTTTCCTTTTCGGGTTTCTTTGAGAATATGTAGAAGAATATGCCTATGTTCACGAGTGCAACAGCCCAGTAGACTGCAGACTGCCACAGTGGTATGATTCCATCAGGTATATGCACTGTTGAACCTCCGTTAAGTGGTATCAGGTATATGCACTTTTATTTTTTGATATTCAGTTGCGTGGGAACCTGAATGCGGTTAAACCAAAAACCAGGCACAGCCCTGCCAGTGCAGGTATGAATCCGTAATCTGGTTTATTCACATTAACATCTGCTGTTTCTGTGGTATTCTCCCTTTCATCTGTAGTGTTACTTTCAGGCCGAGCATTGCTTTCATCGCCGGATTGCCCTGAATCTGATGAGTCCCCTCTACTTTCACCGGTGGTTTTATGACCACCTGATGCGCTTGATTTGCTGCTGCTCTGACCTGAAGGCTTATTTGAAGTACTGGATGAATCTGATGTGGTGGATGAGTCGGGTTTTGTGGCATCTGAATCCGATGGCTCCTCAATGTAGTAACCATGACCCGGGTGGGCCCATGTATGATGCGAGAGGCCTGCAATCAGCGCAACAGTCGCTAGGATGATAAGGAACCTTCTCATTGTATCACCACAGATTAGTTAAAACATCTTCAATATATAAAATCTTTTATTACTCTGGATACTTATAGGGATCCGAAGGTAATACCAAAAATGGAGTTGTGGTCGTGGAACTCCCATTGATGAGGAGATCTTAAGAAATCAAAGGGTAAATTCTCTCTGTGATTCAGGAAATTAAAAGAATCTGGGAGGGTGATGGATCAGCCTCCACCCATAAAATAGAAATCAGCCTCTATCTACTTTGAGGACTCCAGAACATCCAGAAGGGCATGTGAGATATCCCTGAAACTGTAACCCTCACTCACAAGGTTTCCCAGGAGCTCGGAGTCACCGTAACTCTTGGATTTAAGGTTCCTCCGGAGCACCTCAACAAGGTCCTCCTCGTAACCCCTCCTTATCTCCTGCGGGGATGGCATGTTGCTCTTCTTTATCCTTTTACCTGTGAATGACTGGATCCGCCTTAACCGGTGAACCTCCCTTCCAACAACCAGTGTGAAAGATTTTCCACTTGAACCGGCACGCCCGGTACGCCCTATCCTGTGAACGTAGTACTCGTTCTCGAATGGGAGATCATAGTTCACAACGACCTCCACATCAGGCACATGTATACCGCGTGCCGCAACATCAGTTGCAATAAGGAGGTTGAACCTTCCCTTTCTGAAGCGTTCCATGACACGTTCACGCTTTGACTGTGATAGATCACCGTGAATTTCATCCACAGAGTAACCCATACGTCCAAGCTGTTTTCTGAGCCTCTGAATCCTCCTTTTGGTGTTGCAGAATATGAGGCCCATTCCGATATCATTGGATGTCAGTATCCAGTCAAGGAGTTCAACCTTGTCCTCCTCCCTGGTTTTGAAATAGAACTCATCTATTCTGGGGCTGTGCTTCTTCTCAACACGGAGAATCTGGGGGCTCCTCATATACCTCTCCGCGATCCTTAATACAGGCTTTGAGATGGTTGCAGAGAACAGCATGGTCTGTCTCCTTTCAGGGACGTGGGACAGTATCCTCTCTATGTCCTCTATGAATCCCATGTTGAGCATCTCATCGGCCTCATCAAGCACAACCGTGGATACGCCTCCAAGGTCAACAGTACCCCTCTCAATATGATCTATGAGCCTTCCTGGTGTTGCAACGATAACATGGACACCCCTCCTGAGCTCAGCTATCTGACCTCCGATTCCCTGACCACCATAGACTGCAAGCACCCTCACGTTAAGGTACTTGCCTATCCTCCTTATCTCATCGGTGACCTGTAGGCAGAGTTCACGGGTAGGGCAGATCACAAGTGCCTGGGGAACCCTCTCTGGTTCAAGGTTCTCAAGCAGTGGTATGGCAAAGGCTGCGGTTTTCCCGGTCCCGGTCTGGGCCTCCCCAACAACGTCCATACCATCAAGTGTAACAGGTAATGTAAGTGCCTGGATTGGGGTTGTACCCTCAAATCCCATATCATCAAGGGCCCTGTTAATCTCCCCTGAAATATCAAATTCACTGAATTTCAATTCTTTCATTTTATCTTTTCCTTAATTCTTAAAAATCGATTATTCAATTATCAGCTGCCAGCCGGCAGATCTGAAACATGATAGCCCCAATTTCTGCCAGGCACATGATAATTAAAAATCAGCACATATCCATGTTGAACCCCGCACTATTTAAAGTAATGGTTTTGGGCTGTGAATTAATTTTCAGGGTGATAGTTCATTCTAAGAAATGATACTCTGGTTTCAGACGACTCGCGGGATTTTTTCAGGGAGAAAGAGCCTTATTACACGCATGGGAGTCACTATCATGTTTATCCTTTCATCGTGACCCTCAAAAGGTACACTTTCAATGATCTGCAGCTCATGTACCGTTGTGGCTATGGGGGTATCCTCGTCTATGGCCCCCTGATCCCTGAGTTCAGATATCTCCCTGTCACCGTATCCTCCACCCTTACCTAGGCGGTTTCCCTCCAGGTCAACCGCCACTGATCCCTCAACAACAAGGTCAACCTCAGGGAATCTTTTGATGAATGAACCATACATGTAGGCGCCCCTTATGGTTGATGCAGCATCAGCATCCGGAACATCCCCTGAAATTAAAAGGTAACCATCCTTTATCTTCGGCGTGGGCACTACAAGGTCCTTTCCATCATCAAGGGCCAGTCTTCGCACGGGTCGCTGGGCAGAATCAGGAGATGAGAATACAACACCTGCTCTCTCCCACTCGATGGTCCTTGAGAGCCTCTCTGCAGCTTCAACTGACCCCTGAAAGTCGGGTATGCGGCCATGGGGACGGCTGCTTACACCCCTATCCTTCAGGAGTTTCCAGATCCTCTCCCTGATCACTTCTTTATCCATCATCATTTTTCTCTGAAGACAGATTCAAATGGATCATAAATCCTATTAAGCATCGTCCACATTCTTCTCTGCACTGACAACCCGTGTACCTGCAATGGCGTCGAGGATCCTCAGACGGTTCCTGAGGCGTCCCAGGATGACGTCAAGTATGAGGGGGAACCAGAGTATCCTTGAAAGGTTCCTTATGACAACCTGCCGCAACTTGAGTTCACCCTCCTCTGATATCACAACGAGACCCATCATCCTCTTACCCACTGTTCCGCCATGGTACTCAAGGTAGCTGAAATAAAGGATGGTTATGATGCCAAGGAGGGGGAGCCAGTAGCTGTAGATTGAGAAAAGATTCAGGAGAAGTGCTAATGGATAAAAAATGACTGTGAGAAGGTACATTACACCTGTAACCACCAGGAAATCAACTGCAAACGCATAGAGCCTCTTCTTCTTAAGTTCCATAACACCCCTCCTGTATCGGCTCAGCACACCCTTGGAACAGGATCAGCAACAGGGGCCTCAAGTATCCTCCTGCCGCCAAGGCTTGTTTCAAGAATCACATGACTGTCCTGATTCGCTTCACCTATTATCCTTGCGTTTTCACCGTATGGTGCCTTCTTCACGGCTCTGAGGACATCCTCAGCGTATTCAGGGTCGACACCCATGATGACCTTGCCCTCATTGGCAACCTCATAGGGGTCGATGCCCAGCATCTCAGAGACAGCCCTCACCTCCTCCCTCACAGGGATCATATCCTCATCAACAACCATACCGACCCCTGATTTATCTGCGAGTTCGTTGAGGGCATTTGCTATACCGCCCCTTGTGGGGTCCTTCATGGCGGTAACACCACCAACCTCAAGGGCTGCCTCAACCATGCTCCATACAGGGGCAACGTCTGATTCAAGGTCGGTGTCGAATCCAAAACCTTCACGGAAGGCCATGAGGGCCATTCCATGGTCCCCCACGCTGCCTGTGAGTATGATCTTATCACCGGGCCTCAGTCCTGAGTCCCTTATTATCTCACCACGCTTCACAACACCTATACCCGTGGTGGTTATGACCATCCTGTCCAGTTTACCCCTTTCCATAACCTTGGTGTCCCCGGTGACGATTGACACACCTGTCTCCCTGGAGACACTGTCCATTGACTGCACGATCCTCTCAAGATCCTCACCAGGGAACCCCTCGCTGAGGATCATTGCACTTGCAATTGCAAGGGGCCTTGCGCCCATAACTGATATGTCGTTGACTGTACCCGCAACTGATATCTTACCTATGTCACCGCCGGGGAAGAATAGAGGGTCGACTGTGTGGCCATCGGTACTCATAACTATCTCGTAGTCGCCGAGGGGTATGCTTGCACCGTCATCGAGGTCCTCAAGGCCAACTCCGCCGTTAACCCTCGTATTATGGATATTGGATAGTATTATGTTTGATATGAGGTCCTGCATCACTTCTCCGCCTGCACCATGGGACATGCCGATCTTCATAGATTCACCTGTACAATCTCTTGCTTATAAGGTATCTTGCTGATGGTATAAAACCTTTGATTGGTGTAATTGTTTATTGGGTGGGGTGGAGTCTTTTGTTGGGGGACAATTTTAAACCTTTGATTGGTGTAATTGTTTATTGGGTGGGGTGGAGTCTTTTGTTGGGGGAGNNNNNNNNNNNNNNNNNNNNNNNNNNNNNNNNNNNNNNNNNNNNNNNNNNNNNNNNNNNNNNNNNNNNNNNNNNNNNNNNNNNNNNNNNNNNNNNNNGACAATTTTGAACTTTTCATTGGTGTGATTGTTTATTAGGTCAAGGCAGAGGTTTTCAGTGGGGGAAATTTTAGGCCTTTCATTAGTTAACAATTTTCAGGGCAGTGTTTTTCTTCTGAGGATATTTATTTAAAGAAGTTCAGATAAATGGATTCACTGGTCCATAGCATACTCATGAAGCACAATCTTTTTAAATGGGGGATCCTATACTATAGATAAATTTATCTATACCGAGTCACTGAGTTTCTTAAACTCAGCATTACTGATTCTGATAGAGACTTAAATTGAGGTGAAATAATGGCAATCTGGCAAGGTAAATCAATGAAGAAACCAAGCGGTGGAAGAGCCAAGATGAACCGCGGAAAGAGAAAATACGAACTTGGAAGGGAACCTGCCGAGACAAAGATCGGTGACAGGCGTGTCAGGATTATAAGGACACGTGGGGGTAACAACAAGGTCCGTCTCGCTGCAGATACCAAGATAAACGTTGTTGATCCTGAAACAGGTAAGGTTGAGGTTGCAGAGATAAGGAATGTTGTTGAGAACACAGCAAACCCCCACTTTGTGAGGAGGAACATCATAACAAAGGGTGCTGTTGTTGAAACCAGCCTTGGAAACGTGAGGGTCACATCCAGGCCAGGTCAGGACGGCGTAATAAACGGCGTACTTATAAAGGAATAGATTTCCCATCAAAGCCCCTCAAATGGACACATGGGGTGTCATATGTCAGATAACCTCGAGGCCGAGATACTATCCCAGGTGGAAAGGTTCCTCAAACACATAAACAGCAACCTGCCTGAGGGCATGGAGCTGGAATTTGAGGGCTTTTACAGGAGGGGCTTCTTTGTAACAAAAAAGAGATACGCCCTTATAGAGGATGACACCATCGTTGCGAAGGGCCTTGAACTTGTGAGGCGTGACTGGGCACCGATAGCTAAAAAAACCCAGCAAAAAGTTTTAATGGCCATTCTAAGAGATGGATCCCCTGAGAAGGCTAGAAAGATAATAAGGGATGTTGTACGGCGCATAAGGGGCGGCGAGGTGGAACTGGATGACCTGGCGATCCACACCCAGATAACAAGGGACCTCTCTGAGTACAAACAGATAGGCCCACATGTCATCGCCGCAAAACGATCCCTTGAAAAGGGGAGGCGCATTGAGCGGGGATCCATAGTCAGGTACATCATAGTTAAGGGAAGGGGCCCCATAAGTCAGAGGGCCTTCCCAATTGAGGATGCTGAGGGCCTGGAGTACGATCCGGACTATTACATTGAAAACCAGGTTATGGCTGCGGTATCAAGAATAATGTCATCTCTCGGCTACTCCACAGAGGATATAAATTCACTCTCATGTGGTGAAAGGCAGAGCAGCCTCGATGCCTTTTTCTAGAACAAAGGGAACCTTATTTTTTTCATATAATTTTGTTGCACATATGTCTGGACCCACGGCCTGGATAGTCATATCCAAATGATTATTATTTTATATCATAATATTAATATCAGCAGAGAAACCAACACTGTTATAATTGATTAAATATAGAGTTTCATTACAGAGAGTAAGGTGGGAAGATGCTGAAGGCGGTTTTCTTTGACATTGATGACACGCTCTATGACACATCAGGATTTGCCAAACTTGCAAGAAAGGCTGCCCTGAATGTGATGATAGATGCGGGTTTACCCCTGACACAGGAGGAGGCATACAAACTTCTGAGGGAGATAATAGCTGAGAAGGGATCCAACTATGATAAACATTTCAATGTGCTCACAAAGACGGTTTTTGGTGAGGAAAAACCCCTTCTCATTGCCCTTGGAATGATAACATATCACAACGTTAAGTTCGCGCTGCTCCGGCCATTCCCCAATACAACATCAACGCTCATACACCTGAAGAGCAGGGGATACAGGCTTGGGGTCATATCCAATGGTATAACAATAAAGCAGTGGGAGAAACTGATAAGGCTCGGGATACACCACTTCTTCGATGAGGTCGTCACATCAGACGAGGTTGGCTTTGAGAAACCAAACATCAGGATCTTTGAGGAGGCTCTGAGAAGGATGGGCTGCAAACCTGAAAGGTCAATCATGGTTGGCAACAAGTTCAATGAGGACATACTGGGGGCAACAAATGCGGGAATGTCAGCCATACTCGTCAACTCAGAGCTTACAGATGAAGAGAGGGATCTCATTGAAAAGAGAGGCCTTGATGTTACAGTCATCGATGACATCAGCGAACTTAAGGAGATTCTCTAGTTTTTCAGGGTCTCCACCTTTTCCGGGGGGATGAACATGATTTCATTGATAGGGGGATGAGTGATGAACTGTGATGACTACTACCACGATGAAAACATGGTTGAACTCTTTGAGGAGCTGAAACAGCCAAAGACACTTGAGGAACTGGGTTTATCCTACTTCTTTGTGAGAGACATTGTCCTGAAGATTCTTTTAACATACGGGACAGTTAAAACCCAGAGAATAACTGATATTACAGGTATACACCTGGATATACTTGAGGATGTCCTTGGCCAGATGGAGAAGGACGGTTTCTGCGCCCAGGTGGGTGGAAGCTTCCTCTTCTCCAGTGTTGAGTATACACTGACAAAGAGGGGGGTTGAAAAGGCCCGCCTTGTAATGGAGGAAAACCCATATATAGGAATGGCCCCTGTACCCTATGAGAAATACTTTGAGCTGATGGATAAGCAGCTCAGGAACCGTTTCCCAATAAAGATACCCCCAGAGGTTATTGAAAGGGCCTTCAGGGATGTTGTTGGCCTATCATATGCAAAGGAATGTCTTGTTGAGTCATGCACCATCGGTAAGGGACTTTTTGTCTATGGTGCTCCGGGAACAGGCAAAACCTTCATCATAGGCAAGGCATCGGACCTTCTACCGCCCGTGGTGATTCCCCGCTTTATAGAGTTCAGCGGAAGGGTTATACAGATATATGACCCCGACTTCCACAAGCCCTGTCCCGAAGAACCTGATGATCCCCGCTGGATAAAGATACATGCCCCATTCGTTTTCACAGGTTCTGAACTGAGCCTCAATGAACTTGAGACAACCTACAATATGAATAAGGGTGTATACGAGACCTCACCACTTATAAAGGCCAATGGTGGCGTGCTCCTCATCGATGACCTTGGAAGGCAGAGGGATGACCATGAGGTGATCCTCAACCGCCTCATAGTGCCCCTTGAGAATAAGAAGGACGTCATATACATAAGGGGGGTTCCTGTTATATTCCACACACACTTCATACCTGCATTCTCAACCAACCTTGATGTGAGCATAATGGACGAGGCACACCTCAGGAGGGCACCTCTCCACATATTCCTCAGAAACCCCCCTGTTGAAAACGTTGCAGAGGTATTCAAACGCAACCTTGATGCCACAGGCGAGGATTACGATGAAGAGGTCCTGGAAAGGATTAAGATGGTGTACACTCCAGTCGCTGATGGCGGCGAGGGTCTGCAGCCAAGCTATGCACATGCCCGTGACCTTGCACAGATTGCCCAGGCAGTGAGGATAAACATGGAGAAGGAGAGGATTGACATTGAGGTCATTGAAAGGGCCCTTGATAAGCATGTCCTAATAGCACTCCAGAGGATGGACATCGATATCAGTCAGGTGCATCACAGTGTAAGAACGTTCCGTGTTGTGACCCCTGAACCTGAGGGTGCCGAGAGGGTGCTTAAACTCTACGGTGCCCTCACGGTTGCACTGGAGGATGGGGGTGTTCTTGCGGACTTTGAGGACTCAATAAGCCCATCACAGCTCCTGGCCCATCTGCAGGGTGAGGGGGTTCCTGTTGGAAGGGTTGAGGTGGTCGCTGAAACAAAACGTGAAATCAAGAAGACCATACTTGAATACAGCGGATGATATTTATGGACCCACTCCTGGTTGATGTGCTGGTCGCTGCACTTGTATCCATTGGTGTCTGGACATTCCTTGAGCTCCTACCCGCCCTGTTTCCCAGGGAGGTGGGGGGACTTGCAGCACGCATCAGGCCACTCCCATCCACTGCAGTTGAGATATCCCAGTACCTCAACCTCCTCAGAAGGGGAAGACCATGGCAGGTCTTCATGGCCCTTGAAGTTGTAGGGGAACTATTCAGGATTAAGATCCGTGAACTTGAGGCCATGAAGTATGAGGAATGGAAGAGGGAGGTTGAATCCCAGAAGGAACGGATGGAGAAGAGGAGGCTCAGTGACGATGAGATACTCCACCTTGAGGCTGGAAGGGAGATGATTCAGAACTCCAATAACCGGAATCTTAAATCAACAGGGGGTCTTTATTCCAGCCCTGAGGAGGAGGAGTTCATAAGAATCAGAAATCATAAGAAGGACCTCCTACCTGATTTGAGGGACAAGTATTCTGATTTCAGGATATGGGCACTGAAGAACAGGGACATCCTGAGGTATGTCCAGGAGAGGGTCTTCAGAAGGGAGGAACTTGACCTTGAAAACCTGAGGGACCACAGCAGGGAATGGGCCCTTGTGAATATATGGGGGATGGAGCCACCGGAGAGTTACTCTGAGGATGAAATCCTTGAGGATATTCTCCTGTACATTGAAATAAAGGATGATAACATTATCAGTAAATTCGCCCATGGTCTGAGCAGCCACACTGACTCCCTGAGGTACCTTGATGGGGTTATATCCGCTGTTTATGCCTGGAAACAGGAGGGCAAAACCTAAGGCTCATTAAACCTCTATCTCAAGTCCTATGGGGCAGTGGTCTGAGCCCATCACCTCTGAGAGTATCCATGACCTTTTAACGTTCTCTGCAAACTCCTCATTCACAAAGAAGTAGTCGAGCCTCCATCCAACGTTTCTCTCACGGGCCCTGGTCCTGTAGCTCCACCATGTGTACTGGCCGGGCTCGTTGTTGAACATCCTGAATGTATCAACGTACCCGTTTTCAATGAATTTGTCTATCCAGGCCCTTTCAACCGGTAGAAACCCTGATACGTTGCTGTTCTCCTTTGGCCTTGCGAGGTCTATCTCCCTGTGGGCTGTGTTGAAGTCGCCGCATATTACCGTGTTTCTGCCAGCTTCACGTTCCCTGTTTACGTCTTCGAGGAATGCGTCATAGAATTCAAGCTTGTACTTCAACCTTTCATCGGACATCTTCCCGTTGGGGAAGTATATGTTGTAGAGTAGAAAGTCATCAAAATCTGCAACCTGTATGCGGCCCTCACTGTCGAATCTCTCCACACCAAAGCCCTCCCTGAGGGATTTTGGGGGTATCACTGTGTACATGGCAACTCCACTGTATCCCTTCCTTTCTGCAGGTGTGAAGAAACTCCTGTAACCCTCAACATGCCTTAACCTTCTGGGAAGCTGTTCGGGACTCGCCTTGGTCTCCTGAAGACATAGGATATCCGGTTTCTCATCCATGAACCATTCAAGGAAGCCCTTACGGTATACGGCCCTCAGACCGTTAACGTTCCAGGATATTATCTTGATTTCTGCCATGGTACCACAGGATTATTTCTGTCTCGACCACCTTAAGTATTGATCATCACATGATGAATGGCAGTATCCTTGCAAAGATTCCCCCCAGGAATAGGGCGGTTCCAAGGTTTGCAATGGTTATTATGGATGTGGATTTCCACCCGAATTCCCGTGCAAGTACCGCTATTGTTGAAAGGCAGGGGAAGTAGAGCATACCCACGAGGGTGAGGACAAGGATCTGGGGTGCTGTAAGGGCTGCCCCAATATCTGTTCCAACCAGTGAGACAAGCCCCAGGAGTATGAATTCCTTCCTTACAGCCCCAAGGATCAGGAGTATTCCCGCAAATACTGGCAGTTGTAACCAGCCAGCTGTAAGTGGCGCCATGATATTGCTCACCGGATTTAGAAACCCGATGGCATAGAGGAGCTGTATAAGGGCGCTCCCGATTATGTATATTGGGAATACAAGGTATATGAGTGACTTTGTCCTTGTCCAGGTCTGCCTTGCTATGACCCTGAAGGATGGCATCTTGAGGGAGTGCATCTCCATTATAAGGCCAGTCGTCTCCCCGGGAAGTGCCTTCAATGCAAGTTTACCCATTATGAATATTATGAGGAGGTCAAGGGCGTATAACCCTATGGCCCACCATACGCTGACGAAGAGGGCCACAAGTCCAAGTATCAGGATTGTTCTTGCGGCGCAGGGTGCGAAGGATATTGCAAAGGCTGCAAGGAGCCTCTCCCTGGGGGTTTCAAGTATCCGTGTACTGTCGATTGCCGGTACACTGCAACCGTATCCGAGTATAAGGGGTATGAGGGCTTTGCCATGGAGTCCTATCTTTCTCATGAAAGCGTCCAT from the Methanothermobacter sp. K4 genome contains:
- a CDS encoding CDGSH iron-sulfur domain-containing protein, whose product is MRIRVLKDGPYLVEGSVPLYEEVIVTDENGHTREFVERREFPLKERYLLCRCGASKNKPYCDGTHLEVGFDGTETASTKPYIERATVFRAGDLELTDVPELCDHSRFCLRAGGIRELLRKGDRESIQIAIEEAMICPSGRLVLWDRRTGKPYERDYEKSIVVVHDKQKKCEGPLWVRGGIKIESADGKEYEARNRVTLCRCGLSENKPFCDGSHWMSAEEKLEFKKKWGIE
- a CDS encoding energy-coupling factor ABC transporter permease; this encodes MHIPDGIIPLWQSAVYWAVALVNIGIFFYIFSKKPEKEKRIAGTGLFAAAAVVASSISVPSPFGVPVHFFMVPLAAIILGPLTAVMVAVLCLLVQFFMLGMGGITSMGANILTMGIGLGIGTYGVYHVLSELDRGLAVFSATFLGIMIATALHIMILLAAGVAGPEMLMSTLIPFYIFVGVVEGAASMFIFSFLERMKPELIAMEKV
- a CDS encoding DEAD/DEAH box helicase, which codes for MKELKFSEFDISGEINRALDDMGFEGTTPIQALTLPVTLDGMDVVGEAQTGTGKTAAFAIPLLENLEPERVPQALVICPTRELCLQVTDEIRRIGKYLNVRVLAVYGGQGIGGQIAELRRGVHVIVATPGRLIDHIERGTVDLGGVSTVVLDEADEMLNMGFIEDIERILSHVPERRQTMLFSATISKPVLRIAERYMRSPQILRVEKKHSPRIDEFYFKTREEDKVELLDWILTSNDIGMGLIFCNTKRRIQRLRKQLGRMGYSVDEIHGDLSQSKRERVMERFRKGRFNLLIATDVAARGIHVPDVEVVVNYDLPFENEYYVHRIGRTGRAGSSGKSFTLVVGREVHRLRRIQSFTGKRIKKSNMPSPQEIRRGYEEDLVEVLRRNLKSKSYGDSELLGNLVSEGYSFRDISHALLDVLESSK
- a CDS encoding 5-formyltetrahydrofolate cyclo-ligase; translation: MDKEVIRERIWKLLKDRGVSSRPHGRIPDFQGSVEAAERLSRTIEWERAGVVFSSPDSAQRPVRRLALDDGKDLVVPTPKIKDGYLLISGDVPDADAASTIRGAYMYGSFIKRFPEVDLVVEGSVAVDLEGNRLGKGGGYGDREISELRDQGAIDEDTPIATTVHELQIIESVPFEGHDERINMIVTPMRVIRLFLPEKIPRVV
- a CDS encoding RDD family protein codes for the protein MELKKKRLYAFAVDFLVVTGVMYLLTVIFYPLALLLNLFSIYSYWLPLLGIITILYFSYLEYHGGTVGKRMMGLVVISEEGELKLRQVVIRNLSRILWFPLILDVILGRLRNRLRILDAIAGTRVVSAEKNVDDA
- the hypE gene encoding hydrogenase expression/formation protein HypE produces the protein MKIGMSHGAGGEVMQDLISNIILSNIHNTRVNGGVGLEDLDDGASIPLGDYEIVMSTDGHTVDPLFFPGGDIGKISVAGTVNDISVMGARPLAIASAMILSEGFPGEDLERIVQSMDSVSRETGVSIVTGDTKVMERGKLDRMVITTTGIGVVKRGEIIRDSGLRPGDKIILTGSVGDHGMALMAFREGFGFDTDLESDVAPVWSMVEAALEVGGVTAMKDPTRGGIANALNELADKSGVGMVVDEDMIPVREEVRAVSEMLGIDPYEVANEGKVIMGVDPEYAEDVLRAVKKAPYGENARIIGEANQDSHVILETSLGGRRILEAPVADPVPRVC
- a CDS encoding 30S ribosomal protein S8e, producing the protein MAIWQGKSMKKPSGGRAKMNRGKRKYELGREPAETKIGDRRVRIIRTRGGNNKVRLAADTKINVVDPETGKVEVAEIRNVVENTANPHFVRRNIITKGAVVETSLGNVRVTSRPGQDGVINGVLIKE
- the polB2 gene encoding DNA polymerase PolB subunit 2; this translates as MSDNLEAEILSQVERFLKHINSNLPEGMELEFEGFYRRGFFVTKKRYALIEDDTIVAKGLELVRRDWAPIAKKTQQKVLMAILRDGSPEKARKIIRDVVRRIRGGEVELDDLAIHTQITRDLSEYKQIGPHVIAAKRSLEKGRRIERGSIVRYIIVKGRGPISQRAFPIEDAEGLEYDPDYYIENQVMAAVSRIMSSLGYSTEDINSLSCGERQSSLDAFF
- a CDS encoding TIGR02253 family HAD-type hydrolase gives rise to the protein MLKAVFFDIDDTLYDTSGFAKLARKAALNVMIDAGLPLTQEEAYKLLREIIAEKGSNYDKHFNVLTKTVFGEEKPLLIALGMITYHNVKFALLRPFPNTTSTLIHLKSRGYRLGVISNGITIKQWEKLIRLGIHHFFDEVVTSDEVGFEKPNIRIFEEALRRMGCKPERSIMVGNKFNEDILGATNAGMSAILVNSELTDEERDLIEKRGLDVTVIDDISELKEIL
- a CDS encoding ATP-binding protein → MNCDDYYHDENMVELFEELKQPKTLEELGLSYFFVRDIVLKILLTYGTVKTQRITDITGIHLDILEDVLGQMEKDGFCAQVGGSFLFSSVEYTLTKRGVEKARLVMEENPYIGMAPVPYEKYFELMDKQLRNRFPIKIPPEVIERAFRDVVGLSYAKECLVESCTIGKGLFVYGAPGTGKTFIIGKASDLLPPVVIPRFIEFSGRVIQIYDPDFHKPCPEEPDDPRWIKIHAPFVFTGSELSLNELETTYNMNKGVYETSPLIKANGGVLLIDDLGRQRDDHEVILNRLIVPLENKKDVIYIRGVPVIFHTHFIPAFSTNLDVSIMDEAHLRRAPLHIFLRNPPVENVAEVFKRNLDATGEDYDEEVLERIKMVYTPVADGGEGLQPSYAHARDLAQIAQAVRINMEKERIDIEVIERALDKHVLIALQRMDIDISQVHHSVRTFRVVTPEPEGAERVLKLYGALTVALEDGGVLADFEDSISPSQLLAHLQGEGVPVGRVEVVAETKREIKKTILEYSG